One Corvus moneduloides isolate bCorMon1 chromosome 21, bCorMon1.pri, whole genome shotgun sequence DNA window includes the following coding sequences:
- the NR6A1 gene encoding nuclear receptor subfamily 6 group A member 1 isoform X4 — protein MKRDSTCMEDERVDQRTCLICGDRATGLHYGIISCEGCKGFFKRSICNKRVYRCSRDKNCVMSRKQRNRCQYCRLLKCLQMGMNRKAIREDGMPGGRNKSIGPVQISEEEIERIMSGQEFEGEANMSWSNNGDSDHSSPGNGVSESNQPSPVSTPSSSRSVELNGFAALRDQYLGTPVSTHYQYLPHLFSYSAHSALVPPQTRSLDPQSHSLITQLVCAEDLEPLGTPMLIEDGYKVTQAELFALLCRLADELLFRQIAWIKKLPFFCELSIKDYTCLLSSTWQELILLSSLTVYSKQIFGDLADVTSKYSPSDDELHRFSEEGMEVMERLIYLFRKFSQLKVSNEEYACMKAINFLNQDIRGLTNASQLEQLNKRYWYVCQDFTEYKYPHQPNRFPDLMMCLPEIRYIAGKMVNVPLEQLPLLFKAVLHSCKTSVSKE, from the exons ATGAAGCGGGACTCGACCTGCATGGAAg ATGAGCGGGTGGATCAGCGAACCTGCCTGATCTGCGGGGACAGGGCCACGGGGCTGCACTATGGGATCATCTCCTGCGAGGGCTGCAAGGGGTTCTTCAAAAGGAGCATCTGCAACAAGCGGGTGTACAGATGCAGCCGGGACAAGAACTGCGTCATGTCCCGCAAGCAGCGCAACAGGTGCCAGTACTGCCGGCTGCTCAAGTGCCTCCAGATGGGCATGAACCGCAAAG CAATCAGAGAGGATGGCATGCCAGGAGGCAGAAACAAAAGTATCGGACCTGTCCAG ATATCAGAGGAAGAGATTGAGAGAATTATGTCTGGGCAAGAATTTGAGGGAGAGGCAAACATGTCATGGAGCAACAACGGAGACAGTGACCATAGTTCCCCTGGAAATGGAGTTTCTGAGAGCAACCAGCCTTCACCTGTTTCTACTCCATCTTCAAG tagGTCCGTGGAGCTGAACGGGTTCGCTGCACTCAGGGATCAGTACCTGGGCACGCCGGTGTCCACGCACTACCAGTACCTGCCGCACCTTTTTAGCTACTCCGCCCACTCGGCGCTGGTGCCGCCGCAGACGCGCAGCCTGGACCCGCAGTCGCACAGCCTGATCACCCAGCTGGTGTGTGCCGAGGACCTGGAGCCGCTTGGCACCCCCATGCTCATCGAGGACGG GTATAAAGTGACTCAGGCAGAGCTGTTTGCATTGCTGTGTCGTCTGGCGGATGAATTGCTTTTCAGGCAGATTGCTTGGATCAAGAAGCTGCCGTTCTTCTGCGAACTCTCCATCAAGGACTATACCTGCCTGCTCAGCTCTACGTGGCAGGAGCTGATCCTGCTCTCCTCGCTGACTGTTTACAGCAAGCAGATCTTTGGTGACCTTGCGGATGTCACCTCCAAGTACTCTCCCTCTGACGACGAGCTGCACAG ATTCAGTGAAGAGGGGATGGAGGTGATGGAGCGGCTGATCTACCTCTTTCGCAAGTTCAGCCAGCTGAAGGTCAGCAACGAGGAGTACGCGTGCATGAAAGCCATCAACTTCCTAAACCAAG ATATCAGGGGTCTGACCAACgcctcccagctggagcagctgaatAAGCGGTACTGGTACGTTTGCCAGGACTTCACGGAGTACAAATACCCCCACCAGCCAAACCGCTTCCCGGATTTAATGATGTGTTTGCCAGAGATACGGTATATTGCAG GAAAAATGGTGAATGtccccctggagcagctgcctctcctTTTTAAGGCCGTTCTACATTCCTGCAAGACGAGCGTGAGCAAAGAGTGA
- the NR6A1 gene encoding nuclear receptor subfamily 6 group A member 1 isoform X1 produces MELEPPAELPEPRAASKGPPRSATDVEQMSSSSPVLPMNSMGNERVDQRTCLICGDRATGLHYGIISCEGCKGFFKRSICNKRVYRCSRDKNCVMSRKQRNRCQYCRLLKCLQMGMNRKAIREDGMPGGRNKSIGPVQISEEEIERIMSGQEFEGEANMSWSNNGDSDHSSPGNGVSESNQPSPVSTPSSSRSVELNGFAALRDQYLGTPVSTHYQYLPHLFSYSAHSALVPPQTRSLDPQSHSLITQLVCAEDLEPLGTPMLIEDGYKVTQAELFALLCRLADELLFRQIAWIKKLPFFCELSIKDYTCLLSSTWQELILLSSLTVYSKQIFGDLADVTSKYSPSDDELHRFSEEGMEVMERLIYLFRKFSQLKVSNEEYACMKAINFLNQDIRGLTNASQLEQLNKRYWYVCQDFTEYKYPHQPNRFPDLMMCLPEIRYIAGKMVNVPLEQLPLLFKAVLHSCKTSVSKE; encoded by the exons ATGAGCGGGTGGATCAGCGAACCTGCCTGATCTGCGGGGACAGGGCCACGGGGCTGCACTATGGGATCATCTCCTGCGAGGGCTGCAAGGGGTTCTTCAAAAGGAGCATCTGCAACAAGCGGGTGTACAGATGCAGCCGGGACAAGAACTGCGTCATGTCCCGCAAGCAGCGCAACAGGTGCCAGTACTGCCGGCTGCTCAAGTGCCTCCAGATGGGCATGAACCGCAAAG CAATCAGAGAGGATGGCATGCCAGGAGGCAGAAACAAAAGTATCGGACCTGTCCAG ATATCAGAGGAAGAGATTGAGAGAATTATGTCTGGGCAAGAATTTGAGGGAGAGGCAAACATGTCATGGAGCAACAACGGAGACAGTGACCATAGTTCCCCTGGAAATGGAGTTTCTGAGAGCAACCAGCCTTCACCTGTTTCTACTCCATCTTCAAG tagGTCCGTGGAGCTGAACGGGTTCGCTGCACTCAGGGATCAGTACCTGGGCACGCCGGTGTCCACGCACTACCAGTACCTGCCGCACCTTTTTAGCTACTCCGCCCACTCGGCGCTGGTGCCGCCGCAGACGCGCAGCCTGGACCCGCAGTCGCACAGCCTGATCACCCAGCTGGTGTGTGCCGAGGACCTGGAGCCGCTTGGCACCCCCATGCTCATCGAGGACGG GTATAAAGTGACTCAGGCAGAGCTGTTTGCATTGCTGTGTCGTCTGGCGGATGAATTGCTTTTCAGGCAGATTGCTTGGATCAAGAAGCTGCCGTTCTTCTGCGAACTCTCCATCAAGGACTATACCTGCCTGCTCAGCTCTACGTGGCAGGAGCTGATCCTGCTCTCCTCGCTGACTGTTTACAGCAAGCAGATCTTTGGTGACCTTGCGGATGTCACCTCCAAGTACTCTCCCTCTGACGACGAGCTGCACAG ATTCAGTGAAGAGGGGATGGAGGTGATGGAGCGGCTGATCTACCTCTTTCGCAAGTTCAGCCAGCTGAAGGTCAGCAACGAGGAGTACGCGTGCATGAAAGCCATCAACTTCCTAAACCAAG ATATCAGGGGTCTGACCAACgcctcccagctggagcagctgaatAAGCGGTACTGGTACGTTTGCCAGGACTTCACGGAGTACAAATACCCCCACCAGCCAAACCGCTTCCCGGATTTAATGATGTGTTTGCCAGAGATACGGTATATTGCAG GAAAAATGGTGAATGtccccctggagcagctgcctctcctTTTTAAGGCCGTTCTACATTCCTGCAAGACGAGCGTGAGCAAAGAGTGA
- the NR6A1 gene encoding nuclear receptor subfamily 6 group A member 1 isoform X2 has translation MELEPPAELPEPRAASKGPPRSATDVEQMSSSSPVLPMNSMGNERVDQRTCLICGDRATGLHYGIISCEGCKGFFKRSICNKRVYRCSRDKNCVMSRKQRNRCQYCRLLKCLQMGMNRKAIREDGMPGGRNKSIGPVQISEEEIERIMSGQEFEGEANMSWSNNGDSDHSSPGNGVSESNQPSPVSTPSSRSVELNGFAALRDQYLGTPVSTHYQYLPHLFSYSAHSALVPPQTRSLDPQSHSLITQLVCAEDLEPLGTPMLIEDGYKVTQAELFALLCRLADELLFRQIAWIKKLPFFCELSIKDYTCLLSSTWQELILLSSLTVYSKQIFGDLADVTSKYSPSDDELHRFSEEGMEVMERLIYLFRKFSQLKVSNEEYACMKAINFLNQDIRGLTNASQLEQLNKRYWYVCQDFTEYKYPHQPNRFPDLMMCLPEIRYIAGKMVNVPLEQLPLLFKAVLHSCKTSVSKE, from the exons ATGAGCGGGTGGATCAGCGAACCTGCCTGATCTGCGGGGACAGGGCCACGGGGCTGCACTATGGGATCATCTCCTGCGAGGGCTGCAAGGGGTTCTTCAAAAGGAGCATCTGCAACAAGCGGGTGTACAGATGCAGCCGGGACAAGAACTGCGTCATGTCCCGCAAGCAGCGCAACAGGTGCCAGTACTGCCGGCTGCTCAAGTGCCTCCAGATGGGCATGAACCGCAAAG CAATCAGAGAGGATGGCATGCCAGGAGGCAGAAACAAAAGTATCGGACCTGTCCAG ATATCAGAGGAAGAGATTGAGAGAATTATGTCTGGGCAAGAATTTGAGGGAGAGGCAAACATGTCATGGAGCAACAACGGAGACAGTGACCATAGTTCCCCTGGAAATGGAGTTTCTGAGAGCAACCAGCCTTCACCTGTTTCTACTCCATCTTCAAG GTCCGTGGAGCTGAACGGGTTCGCTGCACTCAGGGATCAGTACCTGGGCACGCCGGTGTCCACGCACTACCAGTACCTGCCGCACCTTTTTAGCTACTCCGCCCACTCGGCGCTGGTGCCGCCGCAGACGCGCAGCCTGGACCCGCAGTCGCACAGCCTGATCACCCAGCTGGTGTGTGCCGAGGACCTGGAGCCGCTTGGCACCCCCATGCTCATCGAGGACGG GTATAAAGTGACTCAGGCAGAGCTGTTTGCATTGCTGTGTCGTCTGGCGGATGAATTGCTTTTCAGGCAGATTGCTTGGATCAAGAAGCTGCCGTTCTTCTGCGAACTCTCCATCAAGGACTATACCTGCCTGCTCAGCTCTACGTGGCAGGAGCTGATCCTGCTCTCCTCGCTGACTGTTTACAGCAAGCAGATCTTTGGTGACCTTGCGGATGTCACCTCCAAGTACTCTCCCTCTGACGACGAGCTGCACAG ATTCAGTGAAGAGGGGATGGAGGTGATGGAGCGGCTGATCTACCTCTTTCGCAAGTTCAGCCAGCTGAAGGTCAGCAACGAGGAGTACGCGTGCATGAAAGCCATCAACTTCCTAAACCAAG ATATCAGGGGTCTGACCAACgcctcccagctggagcagctgaatAAGCGGTACTGGTACGTTTGCCAGGACTTCACGGAGTACAAATACCCCCACCAGCCAAACCGCTTCCCGGATTTAATGATGTGTTTGCCAGAGATACGGTATATTGCAG GAAAAATGGTGAATGtccccctggagcagctgcctctcctTTTTAAGGCCGTTCTACATTCCTGCAAGACGAGCGTGAGCAAAGAGTGA
- the NR6A1 gene encoding nuclear receptor subfamily 6 group A member 1 isoform X3: MELEPPAELPEPRAASKGPPRSDERVDQRTCLICGDRATGLHYGIISCEGCKGFFKRSICNKRVYRCSRDKNCVMSRKQRNRCQYCRLLKCLQMGMNRKAIREDGMPGGRNKSIGPVQISEEEIERIMSGQEFEGEANMSWSNNGDSDHSSPGNGVSESNQPSPVSTPSSSRSVELNGFAALRDQYLGTPVSTHYQYLPHLFSYSAHSALVPPQTRSLDPQSHSLITQLVCAEDLEPLGTPMLIEDGYKVTQAELFALLCRLADELLFRQIAWIKKLPFFCELSIKDYTCLLSSTWQELILLSSLTVYSKQIFGDLADVTSKYSPSDDELHRFSEEGMEVMERLIYLFRKFSQLKVSNEEYACMKAINFLNQDIRGLTNASQLEQLNKRYWYVCQDFTEYKYPHQPNRFPDLMMCLPEIRYIAGKMVNVPLEQLPLLFKAVLHSCKTSVSKE, encoded by the exons ATGAGCGGGTGGATCAGCGAACCTGCCTGATCTGCGGGGACAGGGCCACGGGGCTGCACTATGGGATCATCTCCTGCGAGGGCTGCAAGGGGTTCTTCAAAAGGAGCATCTGCAACAAGCGGGTGTACAGATGCAGCCGGGACAAGAACTGCGTCATGTCCCGCAAGCAGCGCAACAGGTGCCAGTACTGCCGGCTGCTCAAGTGCCTCCAGATGGGCATGAACCGCAAAG CAATCAGAGAGGATGGCATGCCAGGAGGCAGAAACAAAAGTATCGGACCTGTCCAG ATATCAGAGGAAGAGATTGAGAGAATTATGTCTGGGCAAGAATTTGAGGGAGAGGCAAACATGTCATGGAGCAACAACGGAGACAGTGACCATAGTTCCCCTGGAAATGGAGTTTCTGAGAGCAACCAGCCTTCACCTGTTTCTACTCCATCTTCAAG tagGTCCGTGGAGCTGAACGGGTTCGCTGCACTCAGGGATCAGTACCTGGGCACGCCGGTGTCCACGCACTACCAGTACCTGCCGCACCTTTTTAGCTACTCCGCCCACTCGGCGCTGGTGCCGCCGCAGACGCGCAGCCTGGACCCGCAGTCGCACAGCCTGATCACCCAGCTGGTGTGTGCCGAGGACCTGGAGCCGCTTGGCACCCCCATGCTCATCGAGGACGG GTATAAAGTGACTCAGGCAGAGCTGTTTGCATTGCTGTGTCGTCTGGCGGATGAATTGCTTTTCAGGCAGATTGCTTGGATCAAGAAGCTGCCGTTCTTCTGCGAACTCTCCATCAAGGACTATACCTGCCTGCTCAGCTCTACGTGGCAGGAGCTGATCCTGCTCTCCTCGCTGACTGTTTACAGCAAGCAGATCTTTGGTGACCTTGCGGATGTCACCTCCAAGTACTCTCCCTCTGACGACGAGCTGCACAG ATTCAGTGAAGAGGGGATGGAGGTGATGGAGCGGCTGATCTACCTCTTTCGCAAGTTCAGCCAGCTGAAGGTCAGCAACGAGGAGTACGCGTGCATGAAAGCCATCAACTTCCTAAACCAAG ATATCAGGGGTCTGACCAACgcctcccagctggagcagctgaatAAGCGGTACTGGTACGTTTGCCAGGACTTCACGGAGTACAAATACCCCCACCAGCCAAACCGCTTCCCGGATTTAATGATGTGTTTGCCAGAGATACGGTATATTGCAG GAAAAATGGTGAATGtccccctggagcagctgcctctcctTTTTAAGGCCGTTCTACATTCCTGCAAGACGAGCGTGAGCAAAGAGTGA